GGGTCAAAAAGTACATCCTAATGGTATTCGTCTTGGCATCGTTAAGCCATGGAATACCACTTGGTTTGCTAACAGCCAAGAGTTCGCTGACAACCTAGACGGCGACTTCAAGGTACGTCAGTTCCTTACTAAGGAACTTTCAAAAGCGTCTCTATCACGCATCGTTATCGAGCGTCCTGCTAAGAGCATCCGTGTGACTATCCACACTGCTCGTCCAGGCGTTGTTATCGGTAAGAAAGGTGAAGACGTAGAAAAACTACGCGCTCGCGTTGCTAAGATCGCTGGTGTTCCAGCTCAGATCAACATCGCTGAAGTACGTAAGCCTGAGCTAGACGGTCAGCTAGTTGCAGACAGCATCGCGTCTCAGCTAGAGCGTCGTGTTATGTTCCGTCGCGCTATGAAGCGTGCAGTTCAGAACGCTATGCGTCTTGGCGCTAAAGGTATCAAGGTAGAAGTAAGCGGTCGTCTAGGCGGCGCTGAAATCGCACGTTCTGAGTGGTACCGTGAAGGTCGTGTACCTCTACACACTCTACGTGCTGACATTGATTACGCAACTTCTTCGGCTCACACCCAGTACGGTGTAATTGGCGTTAAAGTTTGGATCTTCAAAGGTGAAGTTCTAGGCGGCATGCCAGTAGAAGAGCCAAAGGCTGACAAGCCTAAGAAGCAGCGCAAAGGCCGTAAATAAGGAGTTTATTGATGCTGCAACCTAAACGCACTAAATTCCGCAAGACCCACAAGGGTCGTAACCGCGGTCTAGCGAACGGTACTGACGTAAGCTTCGGTACATTTGGTCTTAAAGCAGTTGGCCGTGGCCGTATTACTGCTCGCCAGATCGAAGCAGCTCGTCGTGCGATGACTCGTCACATCAAACGTCAGGGCCAAATCTGGATTCGTATCTTCCCAGACAAACCAATTACATCTAAGCCTCTTGAAGTTCGTCAAGGTAAAGGTAAAGGTAACGTTGAATACTGGGTAGCTCAAATCCAACCTGGTAAAGTTCTGTACGAGATGGATGGTGTTCCTGAAGCGCTAGCACGTGAAGCATTCAACCTTGCTGCACGTAAGCTACCAATCAAGACAACATTCGTAACTAAGGCGGTGATGTGATGAACGCACAAGATCTGCGCGCTAAAAGCGTTGAAGAACTGAATGCTGAGCTTGTGAACCTACTGCGCGAGCAGTTCAACCTGCGCATGCAGGCTGCAACTGGTCAGCTACAGCAGACTCACACTCTAAAAGCAGTACGTCGCGATATCGCACGTGTTAAAACCGTTCTGACAGAGAAGGCTGGCGCATAATGAGCGATAAAATTCGTACTCAGCTTGGTCGCGTAATCAGCGACAAGATGGACAAGTCTATCGTTGTTGCTATCGAGCGTAAGGTGAAACACCCAATCTACGGTAAGTACA
This Photobacterium gaetbulicola Gung47 DNA region includes the following protein-coding sequences:
- a CDS encoding 30S ribosomal protein S3 (COG0092), yielding MGQKVHPNGIRLGIVKPWNTTWFANSQEFADNLDGDFKVRQFLTKELSKASLSRIVIERPAKSIRVTIHTARPGVVIGKKGEDVEKLRARVAKIAGVPAQINIAEVRKPELDGQLVADSIASQLERRVMFRRAMKRAVQNAMRLGAKGIKVEVSGRLGGAEIARSEWYREGRVPLHTLRADIDYATSSAHTQYGVIGVKVWIFKGEVLGGMPVEEPKADKPKKQRKGRK
- a CDS encoding 50S ribosomal protein L16 (COG0197), whose amino-acid sequence is MLQPKRTKFRKTHKGRNRGLANGTDVSFGTFGLKAVGRGRITARQIEAARRAMTRHIKRQGQIWIRIFPDKPITSKPLEVRQGKGKGNVEYWVAQIQPGKVLYEMDGVPEALAREAFNLAARKLPIKTTFVTKAVM
- a CDS encoding 50S ribosomal protein L29 (COG0255), whose amino-acid sequence is MNAQDLRAKSVEELNAELVNLLREQFNLRMQAATGQLQQTHTLKAVRRDIARVKTVLTEKAGA